A region from the Geobacter benzoatilyticus genome encodes:
- the mobAB gene encoding bifunctional molybdenum cofactor guanylyltransferase MobA/molybdopterin-guanine dinucleotide biosynthesis adaptor protein MobB — protein MGCDKSLLPLGGKPLVERVIDAFRPLFSHIILVGDREERFASHGLPVYPDIVTGSALGGLHTALVRAGTPYLFVSACDLPWPDPRLIARLCSMRDGYDVVVPRMPHGLEPLFAVYGTGCLPAMERMLREGNFRIYDFYPEVRTRYVEQGELAGLVVPGRTFVNINTPREFETIRNKEEGMSVKAVSFVAKSGTGKTTLLEKVIVELKGRGYRLGVIKHDAHRFEIDHPGKDSHRLTAAGADTMLISSPEKLAVVKKHDASPPIDELIATYFGDVDIVLTEGFKKSGLPKIEVHRKERSATLLCRGEAHDPTLLAVASDEPLELDVPVLDLNSPAQVADFVERAFLK, from the coding sequence ATGGGGTGCGACAAGTCGCTTCTTCCCCTCGGTGGGAAGCCTCTCGTGGAGCGGGTCATCGATGCTTTCCGCCCCCTCTTCTCGCATATCATCCTTGTGGGCGACCGGGAGGAGCGCTTTGCATCCCATGGCCTGCCGGTCTATCCCGATATCGTGACCGGAAGCGCCCTGGGTGGGCTCCACACCGCCCTTGTGCGGGCAGGGACGCCGTACTTATTCGTTTCAGCCTGTGACCTGCCATGGCCGGATCCGCGGCTGATCGCGCGCCTCTGCTCGATGAGGGATGGATACGACGTGGTGGTGCCGCGAATGCCCCACGGGCTCGAACCGCTTTTCGCAGTTTACGGTACCGGCTGCCTGCCGGCCATGGAGCGGATGCTCCGGGAGGGGAACTTCCGGATCTACGATTTCTACCCCGAGGTGAGGACACGCTACGTGGAGCAGGGAGAGTTGGCCGGTCTTGTGGTGCCGGGGAGAACCTTCGTTAACATCAATACCCCCCGGGAGTTTGAAACGATTCGAAACAAGGAGGAAGGGATGTCGGTCAAGGCGGTATCGTTCGTGGCAAAATCGGGGACCGGGAAGACTACCCTTCTCGAAAAGGTGATTGTGGAACTGAAGGGGAGGGGGTATCGCCTCGGCGTCATCAAGCACGACGCCCACCGCTTCGAAATCGACCATCCGGGCAAGGACAGCCATCGTCTAACCGCTGCCGGCGCCGACACCATGCTCATCTCCTCGCCCGAAAAGCTGGCCGTCGTGAAGAAACACGATGCCTCGCCCCCCATCGACGAGCTGATAGCCACCTACTTTGGCGATGTGGACATCGTCCTCACGGAGGGGTTCAAAAAGAGCGGCCTGCCCAAGATCGAGGTCCACCGCAAGGAGCGGAGCGCAACGCTCCTCTGCCGGGGCGAGGCGCACGACCCGACCCTGTTGGCCGTGGCAAGCGACGAGCCGTTGGAGCTGGACGTGCCGGTCCTTGACCTGAACAGCCCGGCGCAGGTGGCCGACTTCGTGGAACGGGCATTCCTCAAGTAA
- the moaA gene encoding GTP 3',8-cyclase MoaA: MELIDNFGRRINYLRLSVTDRCNLRCRYCMPADGVDKLAHAAILSYEELFRIASAAVAIGVEKIRVTGGEPLVRKGIVPFLARLAAIPALRQLVLTTNGMLLPEMAVELRRAGVQRLNISLDSLKPGTFRAITRSGDVGQVLAGIDAAVAAGFPPPKINMVVMRGVNDGEVADFARLTLDHPYTVRYIEYMPATREENWQRLCIPAREILDRLASAYELEPVEKGEMAGPSQDFRIRGAAGTIGVISAVSGHFCGECNRVRVTAAGMAKSCLFSDETLDLRPYLGTDDSAPLTEALRRLVGCKPERHGIDGGRVEHSAFSMAKVGG; this comes from the coding sequence ATGGAACTCATTGATAACTTCGGCCGCCGGATCAATTATCTCCGCCTCTCAGTCACCGACCGCTGCAATCTCCGCTGCCGCTACTGCATGCCGGCCGATGGGGTAGACAAGCTGGCCCATGCGGCTATTCTTTCCTACGAGGAGCTTTTCCGCATCGCCAGTGCCGCCGTGGCTATCGGGGTCGAAAAAATCCGGGTGACGGGGGGCGAGCCCCTGGTAAGGAAGGGAATAGTTCCTTTCCTGGCCCGTCTGGCGGCAATCCCGGCATTGCGCCAGCTTGTCCTCACCACCAACGGCATGCTTCTTCCCGAGATGGCGGTTGAACTTCGCCGCGCAGGGGTCCAGCGGCTCAATATCAGCCTTGATTCCCTGAAGCCGGGCACCTTCCGGGCCATTACCAGAAGCGGCGACGTCGGGCAGGTTCTCGCCGGCATCGACGCTGCTGTTGCGGCCGGGTTTCCTCCGCCGAAAATCAACATGGTGGTGATGCGCGGAGTGAACGACGGCGAGGTGGCGGATTTCGCCCGTCTTACCCTCGATCATCCCTACACGGTCCGCTACATCGAGTACATGCCGGCAACCCGCGAAGAAAACTGGCAACGGCTCTGCATTCCAGCCAGGGAGATTCTTGACCGGCTTGCCTCTGCCTACGAACTGGAGCCGGTGGAGAAGGGGGAGATGGCCGGCCCGTCTCAGGATTTCCGGATACGGGGAGCTGCCGGGACCATAGGAGTCATCTCAGCAGTATCGGGGCACTTTTGCGGCGAATGCAACCGTGTCCGGGTTACCGCTGCCGGCATGGCCAAAAGCTGCCTTTTCTCCGACGAGACGCTCGATTTGCGGCCGTACCTCGGTACGGACGATTCGGCGCCGCTGACGGAGGCACTGCGGCGGCTGGTGGGTTGCAAGCCTGAACGGCACGGGATAGACGGGGGGAGGGTCGAGCATTCGGCGTTCTCCATGGCGAAGGTGGGCGGATAG
- a CDS encoding MOSC domain-containing protein produces the protein MSAKVIAVCISKNKGERKTPVESVELRENHGIVGDAHAGEWHRQVSLLAKESIDKMRKLGLDVDSGDFAENITTEGIDLPGLPIGTRLTMGETLLEVTQIGKECHTRCAIYHQAGDCVMPKEGIFVRVITGGVVRPGDAIELQ, from the coding sequence ATGTCAGCGAAGGTGATAGCCGTATGCATCAGCAAGAACAAGGGTGAGCGCAAGACGCCGGTGGAGAGCGTTGAGCTTCGGGAGAACCACGGCATTGTCGGAGACGCCCATGCGGGTGAGTGGCACCGGCAGGTGAGCCTTCTGGCCAAGGAGAGCATCGACAAGATGAGGAAGCTGGGGCTTGACGTGGACAGCGGCGACTTTGCCGAAAACATAACCACCGAGGGGATAGACCTACCCGGACTCCCCATCGGGACCCGGTTGACGATGGGGGAAACGCTTCTGGAGGTTACCCAGATCGGCAAGGAGTGCCACACCCGCTGCGCCATCTACCACCAGGCCGGCGATTGCGTCATGCCGAAGGAAGGGATTTTCGTCCGCGTGATCACCGGGGGGGTGGTGCGGCCGGGGGACGCCATCGAGCTTCAGTAG
- a CDS encoding ArnT family glycosyltransferase, producing MMDVRSRVVLFSVVYFLLLLFPGSALHLRETTEARYGEIAREMVVTGNWVEPHLNGIKHFHKPPLAMWGMAAGMELFGINGFGVRFFGIVAAVAALVALYGTARLFLDDEDAVNASLICATSLLFLSSSRLVSTDIYLACFTSLAQLMLFRQLHGVRSPWNAPLYGVFLGLGFMVKGPIIFLFTLLPFLVAKTFDREHRRVFSWRETAIATGAFMAVGLPWYVIVCAKNPQLLDYFVRVQTVDRVATNRFGRNKPFWYFFFIFATTFLPYTLFFVRGVMGWNELGRRIRILFVYIVVPLTVFTLAKSKLSAYILPFYGTASIFTAYALARVDMARLRAVTTVLLTMAAVAVGVAGFVYQPAASFRGQLVLYSAALLVLCVFLRKSCISSNFVRNTAIFALCFSLAVYSAITYLGPYQKGYREMVTAINRFESGEKHDVLMYRAFLPSLSFYRNRLVAISLVGDRDLRFEENEDLQNVYLSSEADVERFLAERGEIFVVTSPAHMETFKRNHHCFATPVFVQSKHSAYFCRKASAPLLSR from the coding sequence ATGATGGATGTGCGGAGCAGGGTGGTTTTATTTTCAGTCGTTTACTTCCTCCTCCTTCTGTTCCCCGGCAGCGCCCTCCACCTGCGGGAGACGACCGAAGCCCGCTATGGGGAGATTGCCCGGGAGATGGTTGTCACCGGGAACTGGGTCGAGCCGCACCTGAACGGCATCAAGCATTTCCACAAGCCGCCCCTGGCCATGTGGGGGATGGCCGCAGGGATGGAGCTTTTCGGCATCAACGGATTCGGCGTCCGCTTCTTTGGTATCGTGGCTGCGGTGGCGGCTCTGGTGGCCCTTTACGGTACGGCGCGCCTGTTTCTCGATGATGAAGATGCCGTCAACGCCTCACTCATCTGTGCCACATCGCTCCTTTTTCTCTCCTCGTCGCGGCTGGTTTCCACCGACATATACCTGGCATGTTTCACATCCCTGGCCCAGTTGATGCTTTTCCGCCAGCTCCATGGGGTGCGGAGCCCGTGGAACGCTCCCCTCTACGGGGTGTTTCTGGGGCTCGGATTCATGGTCAAGGGTCCCATAATCTTTTTGTTCACCCTTCTCCCGTTTCTGGTGGCAAAGACCTTTGACCGCGAACACCGCAGGGTGTTCAGCTGGCGAGAAACAGCCATAGCCACCGGCGCGTTCATGGCGGTGGGGCTGCCATGGTACGTGATCGTCTGCGCAAAAAACCCGCAGCTCCTGGATTACTTCGTCAGGGTCCAGACCGTAGACCGGGTGGCCACCAACCGTTTCGGCCGGAACAAGCCGTTCTGGTACTTTTTCTTCATCTTCGCCACTACTTTTCTTCCCTATACCCTATTCTTCGTAAGAGGGGTGATGGGGTGGAATGAGCTTGGCCGCCGTATTCGGATCCTCTTTGTCTATATCGTAGTCCCGCTGACGGTCTTTACCCTTGCCAAGAGCAAACTCTCGGCTTACATCCTTCCTTTCTACGGCACTGCTTCGATTTTTACGGCATATGCCCTGGCGCGCGTTGATATGGCACGGCTGCGTGCCGTCACCACTGTCCTGCTCACCATGGCTGCCGTGGCGGTCGGGGTGGCCGGCTTTGTCTACCAGCCGGCAGCGTCCTTCCGGGGACAACTGGTGCTTTACAGTGCGGCACTCCTGGTCCTATGCGTATTCCTCCGGAAAAGCTGCATATCTTCCAATTTTGTGCGAAACACAGCCATTTTTGCCCTCTGCTTCTCACTTGCAGTCTACAGTGCCATTACGTACCTGGGCCCCTATCAGAAGGGATATCGGGAAATGGTTACCGCCATCAACCGGTTCGAATCAGGGGAAAAACATGATGTTCTCATGTACAGGGCGTTTCTTCCCTCCCTCTCGTTTTACCGGAACCGGCTGGTAGCCATCTCCCTTGTGGGCGACCGCGACCTCAGGTTTGAAGAAAATGAAGATCTTCAGAATGTCTACCTTTCATCAGAGGCTGATGTTGAGCGGTTCCTTGCCGAAAGGGGAGAAATTTTCGTGGTCACTTCTCCTGCTCATATGGAGACGTTCAAGCGGAATCATCACTGCTTTGCCACGCCTGTCTTCGTCCAGTCAAAACACTCAGCCTACTTCTGCCGCAAGGCCTCTGCCCCCTTGCTGTCCCGGTAA
- a CDS encoding NAD-glutamate dehydrogenase domain-containing protein, producing the protein MAAALSAKKSPGAERAENLRWLQEQMNPYFFIAMKDEPEALAILARELGMLRHNRRMILADRDKALIMAVVNQPGTLYDTLRRIPEREISYAMIAHSDDPIPGIAQQLEIQRFEFDRKCNEDIIAGRNITVPSAIKSSVSTAVRKFYPDFDMADFGRLLQILWLNNENYVRISPPRRVAQALRLLQEGNRHGGIYLDVEEMEQGEAENESRVFFAVGNPPQKDFLLQTMEVFQRLKVGINRAYCLTISNGVHPYFLGTFYVRNLNGGTLARNSELFCRLERELSATQLLATTSRTYREFVSTGLMSGDDATLANAFIAFCHSNLGHNQPDRFGLDDVRNAFLSHPEITLQLTQLFRARFDPAVEDRSAAYAKALAETEREVTGYNTGHRYLDEVRRTIFRCCLAFITHSLKTNFFVLEKQALAFRLDPTYLTELGPDFTADLPAAVPFRVTFFFSRYGFGYHIGFSDIARGGWRTVICRTLDDLVTNADTLLRENFVLAHTQHLKNKDIYEGGSKLVTLLDVSDLKEHEREMETWRLYKLQYGITGAFLDIFTTDNGIARHSAVVDYYREDEPIELGPDENMHDSMIETIAGMSKQRGYMLGIGIMSSKRVGINHKEYGVTSTGVMKFAEITMAELGIDIRRDPFTIKLTGGPNGDVAGNALRLLMDRSPQAAIVLILDGTAALCDPAGADHGELRRILLKHDLDAFDPAALHAGGFILFRTGSRREGLRELFRRITKTDEGLVEEWISLDEFSKEYGELVFTVQADLFIPAGGRPETIDKENWAHFFLPDGTPSARAIVEGANSFITPAARTELQKRGIIVMRDASANKCGVISSSYEIIANLLLSEREFLENKGRYVADVLDILEKRAGDEARLILKRRREQPSLLCTEISDSISMEINTNYARLFAFFQGRPELVRHPLYRRAVLAHLPRIIAEQPQFRRRLARLPQKYLSAILAAEIGSSMVYKGDREAEFEDLIRLHLARNFPA; encoded by the coding sequence ATGGCCGCGGCACTATCAGCGAAAAAATCACCGGGCGCGGAGCGGGCGGAAAACCTCCGCTGGCTCCAGGAGCAGATGAACCCCTACTTCTTTATCGCCATGAAGGACGAACCCGAGGCCCTGGCCATCCTGGCGAGGGAACTGGGAATGCTGAGGCACAACCGGCGCATGATTCTGGCTGACCGGGACAAAGCCCTCATCATGGCAGTGGTCAACCAGCCAGGCACCCTCTACGATACCCTGCGCCGTATCCCGGAGAGGGAAATTTCCTACGCGATGATTGCCCACTCGGATGACCCGATCCCCGGAATCGCCCAGCAACTGGAGATCCAGCGCTTCGAATTCGACCGCAAATGCAATGAGGATATTATCGCCGGCCGGAACATAACCGTCCCGTCAGCCATAAAAAGTTCCGTATCAACGGCAGTACGCAAATTCTACCCCGATTTCGACATGGCCGATTTCGGCCGGCTTCTCCAGATACTATGGTTGAACAATGAAAACTATGTCCGCATCTCTCCTCCTCGCCGGGTAGCCCAGGCTCTCCGCCTGTTACAGGAGGGAAACCGGCACGGCGGCATCTACCTGGATGTGGAAGAGATGGAGCAGGGAGAAGCGGAAAACGAATCGCGGGTATTTTTTGCCGTGGGAAACCCGCCACAGAAAGACTTCCTCCTTCAGACAATGGAAGTTTTCCAACGGCTCAAAGTCGGCATAAACCGCGCCTACTGCCTCACCATCAGCAACGGGGTTCATCCTTACTTCCTCGGCACATTTTACGTAAGGAACCTCAACGGAGGAACCCTGGCCCGCAATTCGGAACTGTTCTGCCGCCTGGAGCGGGAACTTTCCGCCACACAGCTTCTGGCAACCACTTCCCGCACCTATCGGGAGTTTGTATCGACAGGGCTCATGAGCGGCGACGACGCTACCCTCGCCAACGCATTCATCGCCTTTTGCCACTCGAACCTGGGCCACAATCAACCAGACCGTTTCGGGCTCGACGACGTGCGTAACGCCTTTCTGTCCCACCCGGAAATCACTCTCCAGTTGACCCAGCTTTTTCGCGCCCGTTTCGACCCGGCCGTGGAAGACCGGTCCGCGGCTTACGCAAAAGCTCTCGCCGAAACAGAGAGGGAAGTAACCGGGTACAACACCGGGCACCGCTACCTGGATGAAGTGCGCCGGACCATATTCCGCTGCTGCCTTGCCTTCATCACCCACTCCCTGAAGACAAACTTCTTCGTCCTTGAGAAGCAGGCCCTGGCCTTCCGGCTCGATCCGACTTACCTGACCGAGCTTGGCCCCGACTTCACGGCGGACCTCCCCGCCGCCGTACCGTTTCGGGTCACCTTCTTCTTCAGCCGCTACGGTTTCGGCTATCACATCGGCTTCTCCGATATAGCGCGTGGCGGCTGGCGCACGGTCATCTGCCGCACCCTCGACGATCTGGTTACCAATGCCGATACGCTCCTGCGGGAGAACTTCGTCCTGGCCCACACCCAGCATCTGAAGAACAAGGACATCTACGAAGGGGGATCAAAACTTGTCACGCTCCTGGACGTCTCGGACCTGAAGGAGCATGAGCGGGAGATGGAAACCTGGCGTCTCTACAAGCTCCAGTACGGGATAACCGGTGCTTTCCTCGACATCTTCACCACCGATAATGGCATTGCGCGACACTCGGCCGTGGTGGACTACTATCGGGAAGACGAGCCGATCGAACTGGGCCCCGACGAGAACATGCACGACTCCATGATCGAGACCATCGCCGGCATGTCGAAGCAGCGCGGCTACATGCTCGGCATCGGCATCATGTCCAGCAAGCGCGTGGGTATCAACCACAAGGAATACGGTGTGACCTCCACCGGCGTGATGAAGTTCGCTGAAATAACCATGGCCGAGCTGGGGATTGACATCCGCCGCGACCCGTTCACCATCAAACTCACCGGTGGCCCCAACGGCGACGTGGCCGGCAACGCCCTGCGGCTGCTCATGGACCGCTCGCCCCAGGCCGCCATCGTCCTGATCCTTGACGGCACGGCGGCCCTCTGCGATCCGGCGGGCGCCGACCATGGGGAACTGCGGCGCATCCTCCTGAAACACGACCTGGACGCCTTCGATCCGGCGGCGCTCCACGCGGGCGGCTTCATTCTCTTCCGGACCGGGAGCCGCCGCGAAGGACTGCGGGAGCTTTTCCGCCGGATAACAAAAACCGATGAAGGACTCGTCGAAGAGTGGATATCCCTGGACGAATTCTCCAAGGAGTACGGCGAACTGGTTTTCACCGTACAGGCGGATCTCTTCATACCGGCGGGAGGCCGCCCCGAAACAATCGACAAGGAAAACTGGGCGCACTTCTTCCTTCCTGATGGAACCCCCTCGGCCCGAGCCATCGTGGAAGGGGCCAACTCCTTCATCACCCCGGCCGCCCGGACAGAGCTGCAAAAGCGGGGGATAATCGTCATGCGCGATGCCTCGGCAAACAAGTGCGGCGTCATCTCCTCATCCTATGAGATCATCGCCAATCTACTGCTGTCGGAGAGGGAATTCCTGGAAAACAAGGGGCGCTATGTGGCCGACGTACTCGACATTCTCGAAAAGCGTGCCGGCGACGAGGCCCGCCTGATTCTCAAGCGCCGCCGCGAACAGCCGTCGCTCCTCTGCACCGAAATTTCCGACTCCATCAGCATGGAGATCAACACCAACTACGCCCGGCTCTTCGCCTTTTTCCAAGGCCGCCCCGAGCTTGTCCGTCACCCCCTCTACCGCCGGGCAGTTCTGGCCCACCTGCCACGGATCATCGCAGAGCAACCTCAATTCCGCCGCAGACTCGCTCGGCTCCCCCAGAAATACCTCTCCGCAATCCTTGCCGCCGAGATCGGCTCATCCATGGTCTACAAGGGAGACCGGGAAGCGGAGTTCGAAGATCTGATCCGGCTCCACCTGGCGCGAAACTTCCCGGCATAA
- a CDS encoding cold-shock protein, producing MANGTVKWFNDSKGFGFLEQENGEDVFVHFSAINGDGFKSLTEGDRVTFDVVKGPKGLQAANVSRV from the coding sequence ATGGCAAACGGTACAGTAAAGTGGTTCAACGACAGCAAGGGGTTTGGTTTTCTGGAGCAGGAGAACGGTGAGGACGTATTCGTCCACTTCTCGGCCATCAATGGCGACGGTTTCAAATCCCTTACTGAAGGTGATAGGGTAACGTTCGACGTCGTCAAGGGCCCGAAAGGTCTGCAAGCGGCCAATGTAAGCAGGGTTTAA
- a CDS encoding OmpA family protein — protein sequence MKKQAATLAVAAVCMAFSTTAHSESNIKEGAVSVSPFGGYTFFDGDADLKSKPTGGLRLGYNITEHVAVEGSGAYTDTKYDNGNGSTNVYRYGAELLYHFIPESRLVPFVAAGLGGITYEGREGVRDADRTDEILTAGAGLKLFLTDRVALRADGRNIFSFDDTLNHQEVTGGLDFQFGGGKAAPAPVKAEPQPEPKKVVAAAPLDSDGDGVIDAKDDCPDTPKGVTVDQNGCPVDTDGDGVADYLDKCPGTPAGVKVDSVGCPLDTDGDGVADYLDKCPGTPAGVKVDSVGCPLDTDGDGVADYLDKCPGTPAGVKVNSVGCPLDTDGDGVYDYLDKCPDTPQDAAVDKNGCPEKVCITLNVEFDFDKADIKPEFHSEIKRVADFLKDYPDATAVIEGHTDSKGKIKYNQKLSERRANAVMKNLVDEFGIAAKRLSAKGYGETKPIADNATDEGRQKNRRVVANIDCGLKKRK from the coding sequence ATGAAGAAACAGGCAGCAACTCTTGCGGTCGCAGCGGTATGTATGGCGTTTTCGACTACCGCTCACAGTGAAAGCAACATTAAGGAAGGTGCGGTATCAGTGAGCCCGTTCGGCGGGTACACATTCTTTGATGGCGACGCCGATCTGAAGAGCAAGCCCACCGGTGGTCTCCGGCTTGGCTACAACATCACCGAGCATGTGGCTGTCGAAGGCTCGGGGGCTTACACCGACACCAAGTACGATAACGGCAACGGAAGCACCAATGTTTACCGTTACGGCGCAGAGCTTCTCTATCATTTCATCCCCGAGTCGCGGCTTGTGCCGTTTGTGGCCGCCGGTCTCGGCGGGATCACCTACGAAGGCCGCGAAGGCGTAAGAGATGCTGACCGTACCGATGAAATCCTCACCGCCGGCGCCGGCTTGAAGCTTTTCCTGACGGACCGCGTTGCGTTGCGTGCCGATGGCCGCAATATCTTCTCTTTTGATGATACCCTGAACCACCAGGAAGTAACCGGCGGCCTGGATTTCCAGTTCGGCGGCGGCAAGGCTGCTCCCGCACCGGTTAAAGCCGAGCCCCAGCCGGAACCCAAGAAAGTGGTTGCTGCGGCACCTCTTGACAGTGACGGCGACGGCGTAATCGATGCGAAAGATGATTGCCCCGATACCCCGAAGGGGGTGACGGTTGATCAGAATGGCTGCCCGGTGGACACGGATGGTGACGGTGTTGCCGATTACCTTGACAAGTGCCCCGGCACCCCTGCCGGTGTGAAGGTTGACAGCGTTGGTTGCCCGCTGGATACGGATGGCGACGGCGTGGCGGATTACCTTGACAAGTGCCCCGGCACCCCTGCCGGTGTGAAGGTTGACAGCGTTGGTTGCCCGCTGGATACGGATGGCGACGGCGTGGCGGATTACCTTGACAAGTGCCCCGGCACCCCGGCTGGAGTAAAGGTTAACAGTGTCGGTTGCCCGCTGGATACCGACGGGGACGGCGTGTACGACTATCTCGACAAGTGCCCCGACACTCCGCAGGATGCAGCGGTCGACAAGAACGGCTGCCCTGAGAAGGTTTGCATCACCCTTAATGTGGAATTCGACTTCGACAAAGCCGACATCAAGCCTGAGTTCCATAGTGAAATCAAGCGGGTTGCTGATTTCCTGAAAGATTATCCCGATGCCACTGCCGTTATCGAAGGTCATACTGACAGCAAAGGCAAAATCAAGTACAACCAGAAACTTTCCGAGCGTCGTGCCAATGCCGTCATGAAGAACCTGGTGGACGAGTTCGGGATTGCTGCCAAGCGTCTCTCCGCTAAAGGGTATGGCGAGACCAAGCCGATCGCCGACAACGCCACTGACGAAGGGCGTCAGAAGAACCGCCGCGTTGTTGCCAACATCGACTGCGGCCTGAAGAAGCGCAAGTAG